One genomic segment of Helianthus annuus cultivar XRQ/B chromosome 14, HanXRQr2.0-SUNRISE, whole genome shotgun sequence includes these proteins:
- the LOC110905111 gene encoding kinesin-like protein KIN-10C — MAMASSSRTQTKPSSVSGKVRVVARIRGLRDQELTSSLSITSVCKAGDGERPERVTVSFDDPTSSRKNEFDVDHCYHQNDDNTVVFSKEIKPQIARVFDGESSTFIAFGARGSGKTSMIQGSEDNPGLGMVAMSEILKTLGERHAVAVSIYEVFHNHVYDVLDPKNPVVQVLEDAQGKIMLKGLSKVRVKSIQEFQKLYICGSTSNKSTQNMTFELSQRSHKALMIHILACNEGGNSTCIGKMNFIDLAGYENARRNSIDTTNFIEATHINKSLNALLNVIHAVNANETRVPYRESKLARVLQDSLGGNNHISVIVCLNPYHCPDTLHAITLASRLKNIKPVSVLSSSKKKCSSSRVPLSANKANSSVSVFSTTKKQTNSRLPLSAKKTNVMLKGRNLFDGTEEANGITEQPLSKEKCTSDGALLCLDVKDTPSTILASSQEEIPELDAKQEMVSLELKNEDVSVKSQSNCGEILDPVNGDNTEKETKHLPVNESQSPSLTARLKELRQNLVSCSTPLSVIMPHDPEPKTPITTHKLELSNCQSGTFSKHNSGMKQSLVQDYLQFLNSASKDDLKGIPGIGEKRAAYILELREDSPEPFKSLDDLQDIGLSAKQVKTMMKKAAAHLFS; from the exons ATGGCTATGGCTTCTTCCTCAAGAACTCAAACTAAACCTAGCTCAGTTAGCGGAAAAGTCCGGGTTGTTGCGAGAATTCGAGGCCTTAGGGATCAGGAACTGACGTCTTCGTTGTCTATAACGTCTGTTTGTAAAGCCGGTGATGGTGAACGTCCTGAGAGGGTTACGGTTTCGTTTGATGATCCAACATCTAG CCGTAAAAACGAGTTTGACGTGGACCATTGTTATCATCAGAATGATGATAATACTGTTGTATTCTCAAAGGAGATTAAGCCTCAAATTGCAAGGGTTTTTGATGGTGAAAGCTCAACTTTTATTGCATTCGGAGCCCGAGGCAGTGGAAAGACATCCATGATCCAG GGTTCTGAAGATAATCCAGGTTTGGGAATGGTGGCAATGAGTGAAATTCTCAAAACTCTGGGAGAAAGGCATGCAGTTGCAGTATCAATTTATGAAGTTTTTCACAATCATGTTTATGATGTATTAGATCCTAAGAATCCCGTGGTTCAAGTACTAGAAGATGCTCAAGGAAAAATAATGCTTAAAGGGCTTTCAAAG gtacgagtgaaatccatacAAGAATTTCAAAAGTTATATATATGTGGGTCAACTTCAAACAAATCAACACAAAATATGACATTTGAGTTGTCACAAAGAAGTCATAAAGCTCTAATGATACACATTTTAGCTTGTAATGAAGGAGGAAACTCAACATGCATCGGAAAGATGAACTTTATTGACTTAGCAG GTTATGAAAATGCAAGGAGAAATAGCATAGATACAACAAACTTTATTGAGGCTACACATATCAACAAGTCTTTGAACGCATTGCTTAACGTTATTCATGCTGTCAATGCCAATGAGACACGTGTCCCTTATCGAGAAAGCAAACTTGCCAGAGTGCTACAAGATTCTCTTGGAGGAAATAATCATATCTCCGTGATCGTTTGCTTG AACCCATATCATTGCCCAGATACTCTTCATGCGATTACTTTAGCTTCACGGTTGAAAAATATAAAACCTGTATCCGTGTTATCCTCTTCTAAAAAGAAATGTTCAAGCTCTCGTGTCCCGTTATCCGCAAATAAAGCCAATTCTAGTGTGTCTGTGTTCTCTACGACAAAAAAACAAACCAACTCTCGGTTGCCTTTGTCTGCAAAGAAAACCAATGTTATGCTAAAGGGAAG GAATCTTTTTGATGGCACGGAAGAAGCAAATGGTATTACGGAGCAACCATTGAGCAAG GAAAAATGCACATCAGATGGTGCTTTATTGTGCTTAGATGTGAAAGACACTCCTTCAACCATTTTGGCTTCTTCACAAGAGGAG ATTCCTGAATTAGATGCTAAACAAGAGATGGTGTCACTTGAATTGAAAAATGAG gaTGTTTCAGTAAAGTCACAAAGCAATTGTGGAGAAATTCTTGATCCTGTTAATG GTGATAACACAGAGAAGGAGACTAAGCACTTGCCTGTGAATGAAAGTCAATCACCATCACTAACTGCCCGTTTGAAAGAATTGCGTCAGAATTTAGTTAGCTGTTCAACTCCTTTGTCTGTAATCATGCCCCATGATCCTGAACCAAAAACACCCATAACTACACATAAATTGGAACTTTCGAATTGTCAATCTGGAACATTTAGCAAGCATAACTCAGGGATGAAG CAATCACTTGTTCAGGATTATTTGCAATTCTTGAATTCAGCTAGCAA GGATGATTTGAAAGGAATACCG GGCATTGGAGAGAAAAGAGCTGCGTACATTCTTGAACTTCGTGAAGATTCTCCGGAACCTTTTAAAAGC CTTGATGACTTACAGGACATTGGTCTTTCAGCAAAACAG GTCAAGACCATGATGAAAAAGGCTGCTGCTCATCTTTTTAGCTAG
- the LOC110905109 gene encoding uncharacterized protein LOC110905109, translated as MPVAKLLGTSTPDAMKSDEGTDSLDTFIRQAVGKEPLFSFSRTGDSPTQWIQLLHTFDQPDLPGWPLLAPMKVQLQKCDKCSREFCSTINYRRHIRVHRRSMNFHKEPQKYRDLLGAFWDKLNDDEAKDIMSFKDVTLEEVPGSSIVKNIAANLRKPIFLSLPQVYVKAGSALVDIIQGRSSMLRVSSQELFSVLDDASERTFLCAGTAESLKKYVFDGEAGKIGLEMKNLIACTSFLVEQKLVKAWLADKDAEALKCQKLLVEEEEAAQRRQAELLERKRQRKIRQKEQRARDQSNDMKVELSTASDLFESIPSAENSGRQISPEIDSLIPDGNGNVASPFDLIQLSSNEEALDHLDSAANKLNNSSQHFIARWQVPKSQRNGRNGRHNNNNQNGNYVKWEPAHKHREQRGNNGGKIWTKKPKPESGVTVKSRVDSDANNQTAQNGCQLMIGSISVTVRNSTTNQPHVNSSVAEFKDNDKTENKTKSGQNVANRGQPTAISKSQMLEEEVTSTRGVDQNLTRESCQQSLEVNGSVSEDTNVSDVQVEVGDKLTHFSVDAAKDFLSQRWKEAVAGDHVELVLTTAPEPSVQLDHAESGPSKGQADSSVHANAKPKFRNKSMKTKYIPKQRPVY; from the exons ATGCCTGTTGCGAAACTTTTGGGCACCAGTACGCCAGATGCCATGAAGTCAGATGAGGGTACCGATTCATTGGATACTTTCATCAGGCAAGCTGTTGGGAAAGAGCCTTTATTTTCGTTTTCAAGGACCGGTGACAGCCCAACCCAGTGGATACAGTTGCTTCATACCTTTGATCAGCCAG ATCTCCCTGGTTGGCCTTTGCTGGCTCCTATGAAGGTTCAGTTGCAGAAGTGTGATAAGTGTTCACGTGAGTTCTGCTCAACTATCAATTATCGGAGACATATAAGAGTGCATCGCCGGTCCATGAACTTTCATAAG GAGCCTCAGAAGTACAGGGATTTACTAGGAGCATTTTGGGATAAG CTCAATGATGACGAAGCTAAGGATATCATGTCTTTCAAGGATGTTACGCTTGAG GAAGTTCCAGGGTCTTCTATAGTAAAGAATATTGCAGCTAATTTACGGAAGCCAATTTTTCTATCTCTTCCACAAGTATATGTGAAGGCTGGCTCTGCACTAGTG GATATTATTCAAGGTAGATCATCCATGCTGCGAGTTTCATCCCAGGAATTATTCAGTGTCCTTGATGATGCTAGTGAGAGAACGTTCCTATGTGCTGGAACAGCGGAATCATTGAAAAAATACGTCTTCGACGGGGAAGCTGGGAAAATCGGGCTTGAGATGAAAAACTTAATTGCTTGCACAAGTTTTCTTGTTGAACAAAAATTG gTGAAGGCATGGCTTGCAGACAAAGATGCCGAAGCATTGAAATGCCAGAAGCTGCTTGTAGAGGAAGAGGAAGCTGCTCAGAGGag GCAAGCTGAGCTgttagaaagaaaaagacaaagaaAGATTCGGCAGAAAGAGCAGAGGGCAAGGGATCAGTCTAACGACATGAAGGTAGAGTTATCCACCGCGTCTGATCTATTTGAGAGCATCCCATCAGCAGAGAATTCCGGCCGTCAGATCTCTCCGGAGATCGATTCTCTCATCCCAGATGGAAACGGAAACGTAGCTTCTCCTTTTGATCTCATTCAGTTATCGAGCAATGAAGAAGCCCTCGATCATTTAGATTCTGCTGCCAATAAGTTGAATAACAGTTCACAGCATTTTATTGCTAGATGGCAGGTGCCAAAATCACAAAGAAATGGTCGCAATGGTcgtcataataataataatcagaaTGGAAATTATGTAAAGTGGGAACCGGCACACAAGCATAGGGAACAAAGGGGTAATAACGGTGGTAAAATTTGGACTAAGAAACCTAAACCCGAAAGTGGTGTAACTGTAAAATCCAGAGTAGATAGTGATGCAAATAATCAAACCGCGCAGAACGGCTGCCAGTTAATGATTGGTTCCATATCTGTTACTGTGAGGAACAGTACAACAAATCAGCCGCACGTCAACAGTTCGGTGGCTGAGTTTAAAGATAATGACAAAACGGAAAACAAGACAAAAAGTGGTCAAAATGTCGCCAACAGGGGTCAACCGACAGCTATTAGCAAAAGCCAAATGTTAGAAGAGGAGGTGACATCAACAAGAGGCGTTGACCAAAATTTGACTCGTGAGAGTTGTCAACAGTCGTTGGAAGTGAATGGAAGTGTCAGCGAGGATACCAACGTCTCAGATGTACAAGTGGAAGTTGGTGATAAGCTAACGCATTTTTCGGTTGATGCAGCAAAAGATTTTCTCTCTCAGA GATGGAAAGAGGCAGTTGCAGGGGACCATGTGGAATTGGTTCTAACAACAGCACCTGAACCATCGGTGCAACTTGATCATGCAGAATCGGGTCCTTCAAAAGGTCAAGCTGATTCATCGGTTCATGCAAATGCTAAACCCAAGTTTAGGAACAAAAGTATGAAGACCAAGTACATTCCAAAACAGAGACCCGTTTACTAG